In a single window of the Deinococcus aetherius genome:
- a CDS encoding response regulator yields the protein MTSPHAAEAGPPARPRIEILLVEDSEPDVLLTQEAFEGARVPNQVHVVRDGVEALRFLRREGEYASSPRPDVILLDINMPRKNGLEVLGEIKADPALGSIPVVMLTTSQAEEDVRNSYAQHASGYVVKPVGFENFLNAIRAFEDFWMTFVRFPPRA from the coding sequence GTGACCTCCCCGCATGCGGCCGAGGCCGGTCCCCCCGCCCGGCCCAGAATCGAAATCCTGCTGGTGGAGGACAGCGAGCCCGACGTGCTGCTGACCCAGGAGGCCTTCGAGGGCGCGCGGGTGCCCAACCAGGTGCATGTCGTGCGCGACGGGGTCGAGGCCCTGCGCTTCCTGCGCCGCGAGGGCGAGTACGCCTCCTCCCCGCGCCCCGACGTGATCTTGCTCGACATCAACATGCCGCGCAAGAACGGGTTGGAGGTGCTCGGCGAGATCAAGGCGGACCCTGCTCTCGGCAGCATCCCGGTCGTGATGCTCACCACCAGCCAGGCGGAGGAGGACGTGCGCAACTCCTACGCGCAGCACGCGAGCGGTTACGTGGTCAAGCCGGTCGGCTTCGAGAACTTCCTGAATGCCATTCGCGCCTTCGAGGACTTCTGGATGACCTTCGTGCGCTTCCCGCCCCGCGCGTAG